A part of Aegilops tauschii subsp. strangulata cultivar AL8/78 chromosome 2, Aet v6.0, whole genome shotgun sequence genomic DNA contains:
- the LOC109734944 gene encoding cysteine proteinase 1, translating into MARPRLRLLLLVAAVLLLLHPALSSASEGLEDPLIEQVVGGDAENELELNAEAHFATFVRRFGKSYRDADEHAHRLSVFRANLRRARRHQRLDPSAVHGITKFSDLTPDEFRERFLGLRKSRRSFLKGISGSAHDAPALPTDGLPTEFDWREHGAVGPVKDQGSCGSCWSFSTSGALEGANYLATGKLEVLSEQQLVDCDHECDPSEPRACDAGCNGGLMTTAFSYLAKAGGLETEKDYPYTGKNSACKFDKSKIAAQVKNFSTVAIDEDQIAANLVKHGPLAIGINAVFMQTYIGGVSCPYICGRHLDHGVLLVGYGSAGYAPLRFKEKPYWIIKNSWGENWGESGYYKICRGPHVKNKCGVDSMVSTVTAIHTSKKE; encoded by the exons ATGGCTCGCCCCCGCCTCCGGCTGCtcctcctcgtcgccgccgtcctcctcctcctccacccggCCCTCTCCTCGGCGTCGGAGGGGCTGGAGGACCCCCTCATCGAGCAGGTGGTCGGGGGCGACGCGGAGAACGAGCTGGAGCTCAACGCGGAGGCGCACTTCGCGACCTTCGTGCGGCGGTTCGGCAAGTCCTACAGGGATGCCGACGAGCACGCGCACCGGCTCTCCGTGTTCAGGGCCAACCTCCGCCGCGCGCGCCGCCACCAGCGCCTCGACCCCTCCGCGGTGCACGGCATCACCAAGTTCTCCGACCTCACCCCCGACGAGTTCCGGGAGCGCTTCCTCGGCCTCCGCAAGTCCCGCCGGAGCTTCCTCAAGGGGATCTCCGGGTCGGCGCACGACGCGCCGGCCCTTCCCACCGACGGCCTCCCCACAGAGTTCGACTGGCGCGAGCACGGCGCGGTCGGCCCAGTCAAGGACCAG GGTTCGTGCGGGTCGTGCTGGTCCTTCAGTACGTCGGGGGCGCTGGAGGGTGCCAACTACCTCGCCACCGGGAAGCTGGAGGTGCTCAGCGAGCAGCAGCTGGTCGACTGCGACCACGAG TGTGACCCGTCAGAACCACGCGCATGTGACGCGGGATGCAATGGTGGCTTGATGACTACAGCTTTCAGCTATCTCGCAAAAGCTGGTGGCTTAGAAACCGAGAAGGATTACCCGTACACTGGGAAGAACAGTGCCTGCAAGTTTGACAAATCCAAAATTGCTGCTCAAGTTAAGAATTTTAGTACTGTTGCTATTGACGAAGATCAGATTGCTGCTAACCTTGTGAAACATGGCCCACTTGCAA TTGGTATCAATGCAGTATTCATGCAAACGTACATTGGTGGTGTCTCATGCCCATACATCTGCGGAAGGCATCTTGATCATGGTGTTCTCCTGGTTGGCTATGGATCAGCTGGTTACGCACCGCTCCGCTTCAAGGAGAAACCATACTGGATCATAAAGAACTCATGGGGCGAAAACTGGGGCGAGAGCGGGTACTACAAGATCTGCAGGGGTCCGCATGTCAAAAACAAGTGCGGTGTCGATTCCATGGTCTCCACGGTTACCGCCATCCATACCTCTAAGAAGGAATAA